CTTCATGTAGTTTGTAAGTTTTTACAATAAGCACATCCTCAGCAGGCATTtgttgggtttgtttttgtttttgtttttgttttttgagacagtgtctcactctgtcgcccaggctggagtgcaatggcatgatctcggctcactgcaacctccacctcttgggatcaagcaattctagtgcctcagcctcccgagtagctgggattataggctcctgccaccatgcctggctaatttttgtattttttgtggagacagggtttcaccatgttggccaggctggtctggaactcctgacctcatgcgatccgcctgccttgccctcccaaagtgctgggattacaggcgtgagccaccacgcccggccaggaattgtttttagtggagattcAGTATACCCTGTCTTGTTGAATTATTCCTCCAAGGTGACTTTGTACTTGGTGTCTGACAGAGTTCAGTGGATTACACTGCCTTTAGTTCACTCAGCTTCATCTTAGGTTTTCACAGCATATGAGGACTATGAATTTGGGCCACACACCAGCATGTGGTACTGGCAGGGGTTTCCAATATTTTTTAGGTGACTATTTCTACCCTTGTTGCTAGGAGATAGCAAATTACTTTGCTACTTTTGCAAGCCAGGGGGTAGATTTTCCTGtccatattttatagataagatagtattttattatcttagtTTTATGCAGGTGGCTTCATTTCAGCTCTCCACACTCATGGGATCTGAGATTTGGACTCTCCTCTCTCTATTGGTATTAAAACTCTGGCTCCAAGGCCTATATCTGGTTCTGAACCCCCCAGCAACCATCTCGGCTTCAGCTCATActtacagttttgttctttctcttattCTGACATCTAGGCTGTCTGACTTTCTTTCAACCTACTgcccctctctctctcatctctatccctaggtctctctcttttttctactTCCTTAGTGTACTTATGatataatgttttcatttaattccaTCCAGCATTTCTGTGTATCTGGAATAGGAAGAATTATTCTACATCAGTTCAGCCATATTTGTTGATATAATCTTAAAGTatcttaaatattaattaaaacaataccaggccaggcgtggtggctcacgcctgtaatcccagcactttgagaggccgaggcgggtggatcacctgaggtcaggagtttgagatcagcctggccaacatggtgaaaccccatctctactaaatatacaaaaaattagcagggggtggttgatgggtgcctgtagtcccacctattcaggaggctgaggcaggtgaatcgcttgaacctggaaggcagaggttgcagtgagccgagatcatgccattgcactccagcctgggcaacaagagagaaactccgtctcaaaaaaagaaaaaaaagcaacaataCATGTGTACGTATGCTCACAACATTGGAATACTGCCTGACATATACACTGCTCAGTAAATTATAGGTACTTAATAATAGCCAGCTTTTATTAAACACTTACCATTTGCTAAGAATTGTTCTAACTTCTTTGTGTGTCTTTACTCATTTACTCTTCATAACAATTTTATAAGGTTGGCGCTTTATCATTTCATGctgttattttatagataagaaaaccaagACACCGGGATATTAAATAATAGGATTTTAAATCTAGGAAGTCTGTCTCCAGAGCTttccagctttattaagatataccttaaatacaataaaatgaactAATTTTAAGTGTAGAATTTGATTCATTTTGACAAATTATACGGTCAAGTAACTGACATTATGATCATGATATCtattagaacatttccatcaccccaaaaagctCCCTTTGTCACTTTGTAGTTAATCTTAACCCCCTACCCACTCTCCTGAAGCAAACAGTGATCCGTTTTTtactataattttgccttttctaaatTTCTACATGAATGGAATTATATACTATGCagtgcctggcttcttttgcttagcataataCATTTGAGAGTCACAGTGTTGCAAATAttcattattacttttaattgctgaagaatattccattaaatatatggaccacactttgtttatccatcaTCAGTGGATAGACATTGAGTTGACTCCAGTTTGGGGTGTTCACAAAAAAAACTGCTACGATTATTCCCATACAAATCTTTAGGGAGACatacgttttcatttctcttggataaacaTCTAGATGTGAAATTACAagattttatgtttaacttttaagagaccaggcgtagtggctcacatctgtaatctcagcactttgggaggccaaggtgggaggatcttttgagctcaggagttcgagaccagcctaggtaacatattgagaccccatctctacaaaaaaaaaatttttttaattagccaggcttggtggcatgcacctgtggtcccagctactcaggaggttgaggcaggaagattgcttaagcctgggaggtgagggctgcagtgagctatgatggcaccactgcattccagcctgggcgacagagcaagactctgtctctgcacccccccaaaaaaattttaggccaggcacggcagctcatgcctataatcccagcactttggaaggccaaggtgggtggattacttgacatcaggagtttgagaccagcctgaccaacatggtgaaaccctgtctctactaaaaatacaaaaaattatccaggcggtgtctgtaatcccagctgctcgggaggctgaggcaggagaattgcttgaacccaggaggcggaggttgcagtgagctgagatcacgccattgcactccagcctgggcaacaagagcaaaagtctgtttcaaaaaaaaaaagaaaattagccattaCAGTGGATATGttatgatatctcattatgattttaatttgcatttcccaaatgacTAATGACATTCatcatctgtatatctttggtAAAATCTCtactcaaatattttgcccatattttaattgagttatttgcCTTTTACCTATTGAATTGTAATCGCTCTTTACATGTTCTGAAAATAAGTCctttaacaaatatatactttGCACATGTTTTCTCCTGTCTGTGTGAAGTCTGTACTCTTAACCATTTCCTACATTGCttctcaatatttattgaaataattgaGAAACTTCTGCAGGGCAGTGACCCCTTCCTACTAGCAGTTGTGGGTTTTAACGTTAACAAAAGGTAAGAAAACACTGTTGACACTTTTGTTTGAAGACTGAAAGTTCACATTTTCGCTATTTATCAAATCTCTTTCATTTTGGTACAGAATAGAACAGTCCTTTTTTGGATTTGAAAAATCGATGAGGTCACAAACTCTGAATTCTCTGTCTTTACTATCCATTGAAAATAACTAGATAACTCTCAGCTCTGGGTAACTTGCCCTAAGGTgccctgtttttaattttctagttgttttgtttcattatgGAGATAGATGGTTTCCAGCAGTTAGACCTAGAGAAGAGTGTACCTTCCAAAAAGACTACTCCTAAAAGGATTATCCATTTTGTTGACGGAGACATCATGGAAGAATATagcacagaggaggaggaggaagaggaaaaagaggagcAGAGCACAAATTCAACACTTGACCCTGTAAGCTTAGTATCTCAATATTAGGGAACATGGTGGGGGAGGCGGTGAATGAACGAGAGATTCAGCCAGACAAGGTTTATAGAAAGAATAGCTTTAAGCTAAGTCCTTGGTCTCCTTTTTTGCTTTCTAGATCCATGCATAGGCAACTTATAATTTTAATCATCTTAGTCTCTTCATCTGtgagagagaaaatggaacaTATTATATAGAGCATTTTGAAATCTCTACATTAAAACAAATCTACAGTCAACATTCCTCTTATTAATTACTCTATCttgatttctccttttttcagTCTAAACTTTCCTGGGGGCCCTACGTACGATTTTGGGCGGGACGAATAGCAAGCACCTCATTTTCTAGTAAGTACTGCTaaggttatttttttctatgctaaacaaatatatatatatatatatcgataGGCCCTCAGAGTTATGTGGGACTTCCAAATTGTGTAAGCCACTCCATCGCATCCTGAGTAAGTGAGATCTGGGCTAAGCTTTCATTCCCAAAGGCACAGAATCTCGCATCCTCAGGCAGACCCTTCATCTTTTACCAACTCTCATCAGGAAATTCTTATCTCAGCCCAAATTTTGTCTACTTCTAAAGTTCCTACTTATCTTTCTTAGAACCGTACAAAACTAGTCTGGATGCCTCTTCCATAGGACAGAGGGCAATATTTGAGGGCAATGATCAGTCCTCCCTGAGTTGACTCTTCTCCTGAATAAACTTCCaagttaaaaaaacaattattgtTGTATGACACAGTTCTAAGTTTCTAACTTCCCTCATCATAACTGCTTTATTATAAACATGAACTTTATTGATCCCTCCTAGGGGCATAATGAATGGGCTAAGTGAATATTTATAACAACTAAAATACTAAATCTTATTTTGCTTGACTTTCACCAATTTTTTTAAGACATATTGACAACATCTAATTACTCATTTCCTTCTAACTTGCACATCTTGTGAATACGATAGGAAGGCAAACTACTTTAAGAGtctgagaaaatagaaattatattaaTAGCTCTTAGAAATTGATCtccatttggccgggcgcggtggctcacgcttgtaatcccagcactttgggaggccgaggcgggcggatcacgaggtcaggagatcgagaccacggtgaaaccccgtctctactaaaaatacaaaaaattagccgggcgtagtggcgggcgcctgtagtcccagctactcggagaggctgaggcaggagaatggcgtgaacccaggaggcggagcttgcagtgagccgagattgcgccactgcactccagcctgggcgacagagcgagactccgtctcaaaaaaaaaaaaaaaaaaaaaaaaaaaagaaattgatctccattcattcatttaaaaaacattagtaAGTGTCTACTATATGCTCAGCACTGTGCTGGACCCTGGGACACAAAGATGAATGACAAGTCTCTGCTTTCAAGGGGCTCAATATTCAGTGAATTGTATAGACCAGCAAACATGGTCATAATTATAGTTTGTTGTCACAATTGCCAGGGTAGGAAGTGCATAGGGATTCTGACCTGGAAGACTCGGGCATGCTGACATATGGAGGAGACACCTTAAGAGAGCTATGAAAGTGTGGCTGGCTAAGGCTAGCTTGAGGACCATGAAAGTGTCCAGGGAGTCTTTAGATTACAGTAAAAAGTAAAGATGGGGTGATTTAGGCAGATGGTGTGAACGTTCAAGAAATAAGGGCTTTTACACAAGCACAGAGGGTTAGTGATTTGGAAGTTTCATTGAAAATCCCAGTGAATACCAACCCTACCCTGACCATAAtaagttaacagaaaaaaaaatgctgttttccAGAGAGCTCTCTACACTTTGGTTAAGGCAAAAGGGTTTGAAAAGATATGTTTTAGAGGGAGGGAATTGGAAAAGATTAGGTCAGGTAAGAGAAGCAAAACTCAATATGGGATTGAGAGTATGGAGAAGAAGAGTGATTTGTGTGTTGGGTTTTGATTTAAGATTGCAGGGATAGGGTGCATGGTGAGCCTAGCTTCCTTGTGAGTTCCAAACAGAACTGCAGTGGTAAAATGCTCCTGACTGGGGCTTCAAGATTGTAGTGGAGGCATAAAGATGCTAGCAGTCAGTGCTGTGGTCTGTCTACACAGAGATTTTGTTTGAATGGAGTTGGACCCCAAATGACACTGGtaattaattttttcaatttaaaattctAGTAGATCATAAACAGGAAAGCTTCCtaagatttattttaatatatttttaaaaagttatcttctACACATATACTAGGCAGTGCAGCAAATAAACAGGACAAAGAGATAGTATATTAATGAAAAGATAAGACATATTTAAAAACAGCATCATTCTGATGCCCTATATGAGCAATATCCCAAGAGGTAGAATGAGTCAGAGGAATCAGAAAGTCCTATAATTGAGGGGTAAGAGAAGGCTGTCGGCAATCCTCTAATTGTAAAGGAAAACTTTCCTAGGAGACATCTTTAGGAAACCACTCATTATTCATGCTACGCCTTTATCCTTGACTAACAATCCCAGTGCTGAGCCTGCAGGCCACCTTGCTACTGAAGGCACACAAAGAAGGCCTTAAACGATTTCTGAGGAGTCTGTCCGGATGCATGGAAGAATTCCTGATGTGGGTCTTGGTAACACTGGATTGAGTTTGGGTTTAACTTGAAATGTACTTGGAGTGGATGTTTAGCCAGTATGCATGGGGATAATGAGCAGTACCTGTTCTGATTGCTCAGGACCCATGCTATACCTGTTGTTAAAGTATATTGAAAATCTCTCCTGATAGATACATCTggaaaaaatagtttatatataaTCCCATATAAAGATAGAAGATTTGACAAATTTCCTTTGAATCCTAGAatttttgagaggccaaggcaattGAAATGTTTTGTCGGCCTTGAAGTTAATAGTAATAGTGATCTATTACTATACTATTGGAGTAGTTTAAACTCTGGGCATCTCAACTGATGCGAAGCTTTAGTTAGTAATTCAGTTTATGCACGTGCTCGTTCTTTCTTTTAGTATGTGAATTCCTTGGTGGAAGATTTGCCGTCTTCCTCGGTCTTACTCAACCCAAATATCAGTATGTGTTAAACGAGTTCTATAGGATACAAAACAAGGTATGTGACACTCTGATGGAGACAAGGGGCCTGAGATGGGAATATTGGTTGCTCCAACTTTAGGCCGGTATAGAAAAGTATTTTTCCCACCTGGTCCTATGTACTATAATTTCACCAAGCTCCCATAGTCATACtgacttatttttctagttctgctCACCCCGGGACACTTCTTCATATTTGCCTCATTCCTGCGAAGTTAGGATGTCATGAGCTGTGTTGTGGAATAAGGTAGTTGGGTGTGAAGGCTCAGATTGCTTAAAGTAGAAGCTTCTTACATGGGCATTATATACAAGAGGGAGAGTTTGGAGGTCTTTGTTTGTACAGTTAAACATTTTCTTATATCTCTCCAAAACAGAAAAGTGACAACAAAAGTGAAGGGAATGGATCGAAGGCCCAGGCAGCTGAGGTTCCTAATGAAAAGTGTCACTTGGAGTCTGGGGTCCGAGAGTATGGAACCATACAACAGGACACGGCAGAGGCCATTTCCCCGTGAAGCACCTCATCCAGGGAGGGTCTGGTGGAACATCCTAGCTCATGATGGCAGCAAAGACTATAGTTTCTCTGGATCTCTGTTCCTTGGCCATTGATTACCATGGCAACAACACCAGAGGTAGCACTTCTGAGCCAGATCTGATCCTAATCTCCGTGTGACTTAGTCTCAAGCATCCAAGAATTACAAGCAATGATGAGAGTGATTTTGGACACTTTctcagaataatttttatatgcaagCCATCCCACCTCAACTCCACCCCTGTGATACAAGTCCCATGAGTACTGACATTTGCACAGTAGCATAAATGCCTTAAGGAACTTTGGGACTGGGAGTTTTTGGCTGAAATCCTCTGTCATGGGACAAGGGTACAGTAAAGAAGCTCTATTCCTCAGAAGAAAATGTGGGCACCACAAAGTCTAAATAAATCCCCTTTCACGGTTTGATATAGGTGTTTACTTCCAACAACCACCCTGGCTTAGTTGGGGATTGTTTTACAGTAAGTAAACATTGCTAAGAACTCTAAGATCATTATCAAGATCTTTAAGAATTAGGTACATCCCTCCAAATTAAAACAATCGATAAATAATATAagctctagaaaaaaatatttttaatggattattttcttatttatttgtcaaGAAATTTTCAAAACCTGGAAAGATCAAACATGGAAATCATTGTTACATAACACAGGGTGTGCTGGCCAAAGTAACTGTGATACATTAATAGCAAAAacgaagccaaaaaaaaaaaaaaaacaaacaaaagaaaaacacagggcCTGCAGTAGTAAGACATGAGTTCCAGTTTCACTTCTCCcgtttactagctgtgtgatttgaggTGTCTAGATTTCTGAGTTCCAGTCTACTTTGTAAAATATGGGTGACTTGACTTTGCTTGTTATTGTTAtacagaattatgagaaataataatttattgttgttttaagctttggagtggtttgttatgcagccatATATAACTGAAATTATAGCTCTAAGGGAAAAGGAAGTTGGAATTAATTTAATATGAAATCAAAGACAGAAGTGGGCCTGGAGCATAAGGGGTTGTGAGTTGAATATAGTAGGATAGGATAGATTATGCTGCACAGACACCTCCAAAATCTCGGTGTCCTAAAACAagaaagtttatttctttctcctgagaAGTCCACTGTCAGTTTAGGTGGCTTCCCAGACAGGTGTTCTCCATGTGATAGCTCAGTGTTGCGTGCTTCTTTGATCTTATGTTTCCTCCATACTGTGATGTGCTCTCTGGGTTGCTGGAAAAGGAACAGCATGGAGAGTTAAGCAGTGGCAATCGATATCTCCACTAACAATGAATCATGTCACCTCTGTGTATGTTTCTTtcaccaaagcaagtcacatggctataattaattttatgggTGTCTGAGCCTCCTAAGATAGCTGAGAAAAGGAAATACTTTCTTCTAATGGCATAGGAGATAAATGGTAGGCTCAAGGGTCAATATGATATTGATTTAATCTCAGCTCTGCTGCCTCTTTGTAACCCAGCAGCCCTGTGCAGGTTACTCAACTTCTCAATGTTCTCATCTATGAAACAGGTTTGAGACAGGAAGCAAATATAATTTGAACCAGCTTTatgcaacaaaaaagaattttgtggAAAGTACACTGAGTTAGCAAATGGACACCAAAGGGAGATTAGTCTCAATAGCATCCGAACAGTGTGACAAGCAAGCACCCAACAGGTACTGTCTGTCCATCTCTCATCTTTCTTGCACGTGAGGAAGATGCCCACTCTATAGCTCTTCATAACTCTTCTGTTCAAGTGACTGATATACTAGTCTTTCATCTCCATTTCAAAGCATAGTGGGGATAGAATCTGTTTTGCTCCTTTTTGTCAAGTATCACTCTCTAATTCAATCAAGTGTGGCCAGGGAGATGGAGCCTTGTAGTAGCAACATGGTTATGGGACCTATTTCTGGGTTAGGATGGTtctcaggaaaacaaaattgAAGTGAGCTAGGTAGGTATCCCGTGACTGTTTCATGTTAAAATTGAGGAAAAGCATGTAAAGCTGTGGCTCTAATTAGGTGCTTAAGTCATAGTatcaattatattaatatttatgatgGTTAAttctatgtgtcaacttgactgggccacaggatgCCCAAATTAAACATTACTTCTGGCTGTGTCTGTGAGGATATTTCTGGAtgacattagcatttgaattgtCGGACTCAGTAAGTGGATTGTCTTCCTAATGTGGATGAgcatcatccaatccactgagggcTTGAATGAAACAAAAGGCTAAGGAAGGAAGAAGTTGCTCCTTTTTTCTGCCTCATTGCTTGAGCTTGgatatctcatctcatttcatcttctccTGCCCATGGACTGGGATTTACTACCTTGGCTTCTCTGGTTCTTAGGCCTTTGAACTCAAACTGATTTACATCACTGGCTTTCCTGGCTTTCCAGTTGGTGAAtggcagattgtgggacttctcaacaaccataatcataataaattcaattcctcataataaatctcatTGTATCTATCTATCCAATTATCTGTCTATCTACCTATGTCTCTATAAATCTATACTATTTGTTCTGTTTCACTGGAGAACGCTGACTAATATAATATTGAATGAGAATCCCGGTTTCATGGATTCTGAATGGCTTGTCCCCACTGAAGAGTCAGTCTTACTAACTTCATCTGACATGTTCTGTTAGTCCAGTTTCAAGCCGAAGTAAATCTGAAGGTTTTATCATATTGCAGAAGTGACCAAGTCTAGCAGTTAAGCATTGGTTACTTCAGTCTTAGGTGTCTGATCATACTAACAATCTATACCTGATTTACTTACTATTTTGCTTCAGAATAGCCCTAGGAATGGACTGTTTTTGACTTTTTCTCTTTGCTAAAAAATTATCCACTTCTTGAATATCCACTTATTGATGATTCTAAGGAACTAGGTGGGCTTCTCCCTTTCAGACACTCCTCTCTCTCACAAGAGAAAGAGGGctgctctcctttctctttcttttgcccattaaacctctgctcctaaactcaaaaaaaaaaaaaaaaaaaaaaaaaagaattaggctAGGCAAAACAAAGTGTGATATCTGAATTGAAGAAGTGGATTTTTATCTAGCAAATGTTATACtctcaatttcattttctttttcactaaaAGAAAAGATTCTCTCATGGTCAGTgaccatatgcaaatcaattgaATCTTGagcaaaatataataaagaagACAAATGGAACCAAATACCCAGATCTTATCAGCCTTTTCCTGCAGGATAAGTCCACAGtttctttaatattaaaattaattgatttatttaatattaattggacatctactatgtgccagttttttgtttttttgctttttgttttgttttgttttgttttgtttgttttttttaggtACTATTaaccaaacagacaaaaatctctaCTTTCCTGTTAGCCTTGAATTCCCAACAGCTAAATTATTAGGACATTCAGTCTTTGTATGGTCAGCCTCTCAGATGGTCCTCAACGATCTCCTGCTATTCATACCTTGTGTAGTTCCTTCTCACACTGCACCAGGGTGATTTATGTAACCAAGAGAATATGGCAGAATTAATGATATGCCACTCCAGAGATTGTTATAAAAGATACTATGGCTTCTGTCTTGATCTTTCTCACTACTTTTCTCTTGGATCATTCATTCTGAAGGAAGCCATCTGCCATGTTATGAGGACACTCAGCCAGTGCAGCAGACTGAATATGTTCccccacaaattcatatgttgaaatcctaatcccagTGTGATGATTTTCAAGGTGGGgcttttggaaggtaattaggtcatgagggtgcagccctcatgaatgagattagtgccctcataagaAAGGCCAGAgaatggcctggcacagtggctcacacctgtaatctcagcactttgggaggccaaggtgggcagatcatgaggtcaggagattgagaccatcctggctaacacgatgaaaccccgtctctactaaaaatacaaaaaattagccaggtgtggtggtgggtgcctgtagtcccagctactcaggaggctgaagcaggagaatggcatgaacccagggggctgagcttgcagtaagccaagatcatgccactgcactccagcctgggcgacagagtgagactctatctcaaaaaacaaaaaaacaaaaaaaaagagaaaggccagAGAGCTAACTGGCTCTCTTTCAGCATGTGAGGATACCATGAGAAGTCAGCAGTCTGCATCCCAGAAGTgtgccctcaccagaacctgacgaTGCTGACGTTCTCATCTCAGACTTTCagtctccagagctgtgagaaataaatttctgttgtttacaaactACCTAGTCTAcagtattctgttatggcagcctgaactgATTAAGACTTGGAGAGCTCATTGTGCTAAGAAACTTGCATCTCCAGAGAACAACCTTTGAGGAACTTGAGGCCTGCCTACAACCACGTGAGTGTGCTTGGAAGACCGCCTTCCTCCAGCCTGCAGAGGATTGCAGCTCCAGCCAACAGCTTGcttgcaacctcatgagagacgcTGAGCCAGAACCTCCCAGCTAAGCCACTCCTGGATTCCTGACTCATCGAGAATATgagataaatgtttattgttttaagccactaaattttatggtaatttcttttttttttttttttttttttttgagacggagtcttgctctgtcgcccaggctggagtgcaatggcgcaatctcggctcactgcaagctccgcctcccgggttcacgccattctcctgcctcagcctctccgagtagctgggactacatgcacccgccactacgcccggctagtttttttgtatttttaatagagacggggtttcaccgtggtc
The DNA window shown above is from Symphalangus syndactylus isolate Jambi chromosome 19, NHGRI_mSymSyn1-v2.1_pri, whole genome shotgun sequence and carries:
- the FAM177B gene encoding protein FAM177B, yielding MEIDGFQQLDLEKSVPSKKTTPKRIIHFVDGDIMEEYSTEEEEEEEKEEQSTNSTLDPSKLSWGPYVRFWAGRIASTSFSICEFLGGRFAVFLGLTQPKYQYVLNEFYRIQNKKSDNKSEGNGSKAQAAEVPNEKCHLESGVREYGTIQQDTAEAISP